The following DNA comes from Noviherbaspirillum sp. L7-7A.
ACGTCCAGCCACCACGGGTTTTCCGGGCCGCCCACGCCCATGTGGTTGGGCACGATGTCCAGCAGCAGGCCCATGCCGCGCTGGCGCAGTTTGGCCACCAGCTTCTTCAGCGCTTCCTCGCCGCCCAGCGCGGGGCTGATGCGGGTCGGGTCGACGATGTCATAGCCATGAGTCGAGCCCTTGCGGGCCGACAGCAAGGGCGATGCGTACAGGTGGCTGATGCCGAGGTCGGCGTAGTAGTCGACCACGTCCAGTGCGTCGATCAGCGTGAAGCCGCTGTTGAACTGCAGGCGTGCGGTGGCGCGTGGAATGCTCATTGCTGCTGCTCCGGCGCCTGTCGGGTCTGGTTCAGCAGGTCGGTGCGGGCAACGGCGGCGGCATCGTCGAGCATGCTGTCGACGGTGCCGGGCATGCGGCGCCGCCAGTTCGGGTGCTGGTCGGTGGTGCCGGGCAGGTTGGGCGCTTCCACCAGGCCGAGCAGGTCTTCGATCGGGATCATTGCCAGCGGGGCCGGCGTCATGCCGACATAGGCAATCGCATGCTCGATCGGCGGATGCTCCAGCGGCGGCGGCTGCAGGCCCTCGCGCGCATCGAGCACGCCGGCTTCGGACATCGACTGCCACAGCGAGGTCCGCTCGCCGTTGCGGATCTCGCGTTCGCCGGCCTCGCTGGCATTCGGCCCCAGCATGTCGAGCTGGGCGCGCCAGTCGATATCGCGCGCCTGCCACCAGCCGGCAATCGTCGGCAGGTCATGGGTGGTGGTGGTGGCCATGGCTTCCTGCGACCAGGCGGCGGGCGGCAGGAAGCGGCTGTCGCGGCGCTGGAACCACAGCACCCGGATGCCGAGGATGCCGGCGCCGGCCAGCCGCTCGCCAAAGCCCGGCGGTATCGTGCCCAGGTCTTCGCCGATGACGATGCCGCGATGGCGCCAGCTCTCCAGCGCGATCAGGCGCAGCAGGTCGTCGAACGGAAAGCGCAGGTAGGCGCCCTGGGTGGAGGAAAAGCCGTCCGGCACCAGCCACATCCGGGTCAGGCCCAGCACATGGTCGATGCGCACGCCGCCGGCATGGCGGAAGGCCGAGCGCAGCATTTCGAGATAGGCCTGGAAGCCATGGCGGCGCAATGCCACCGGCGAGAATGCGCCCAGCCCCCAGTTCTGGCCCAGCGGCGCCAGCACGTCCGGCGGCGCGCCGACCGACAGGCCGCCCAGCATCTGGTCGCCACGGCTCCAGGCCTGGCTGCCGGCCGGATCGGCGCCGACCGCCAGGTCGCTGATCAGGCCAATGGCCATGCCGGCCTCGCGGGCGGCGATCTGCGCCTGCTGCAGGCCGAGCGCGGCCTGCCACTGCAGGAAGGCATGGAAGCCCACCTCGTCGGCATGCTCGCGCGCGAACTGTTCGATGGCTGCGCCGCGCGGGTCGCGGTATTGCTCGGGCCAGCTGCGCCAGTCGCCG
Coding sequences within:
- the malQ gene encoding 4-alpha-glucanotransferase, with product MSNEALLALADMAGISPTWIDAFGAPQTVAPEAIRAMLNALGMPSDTDADCEASIAALATERATRPLPPLLTAQVGMPIPLGRHPILRSKPYRVEMEDGNVIEGRFSDDPEQALEITPLHTPGYHQLQVGDYQVTLAVAPSRCYSVADAAATLPGTPVTEPWLWGIATQLYSLRRPGDGGIGDFGGLARFVRKAARRGAAAVAISPVHAMFADDLNRFSPYGPSSRVLFNALHIDPSAVMGEEVLAEVLREHNLAEEGERLEALELIDWPASSAWKFKVLRALYQRFNQAGGAAHAAFTAFRQEQGDTVEDHARFETMHAWLRSQGMNGDWRSWPEQYRDPRGAAIEQFAREHADEVGFHAFLQWQAALGLQQAQIAAREAGMAIGLISDLAVGADPAGSQAWSRGDQMLGGLSVGAPPDVLAPLGQNWGLGAFSPVALRRHGFQAYLEMLRSAFRHAGGVRIDHVLGLTRMWLVPDGFSSTQGAYLRFPFDDLLRLIALESWRHRGIVIGEDLGTIPPGFGERLAGAGILGIRVLWFQRRDSRFLPPAAWSQEAMATTTTHDLPTIAGWWQARDIDWRAQLDMLGPNASEAGEREIRNGERTSLWQSMSEAGVLDAREGLQPPPLEHPPIEHAIAYVGMTPAPLAMIPIEDLLGLVEAPNLPGTTDQHPNWRRRMPGTVDSMLDDAAAVARTDLLNQTRQAPEQQQ